The Hypanus sabinus isolate sHypSab1 chromosome 5, sHypSab1.hap1, whole genome shotgun sequence genome has a segment encoding these proteins:
- the LOC132394000 gene encoding coiled-coil domain-containing protein 112-like isoform X1, whose product MDRQPSAAHLHFCAAVCSSGCGSPAPPAGRGPAASGSPETVDACAWKSEAVPRHWAPVPAQRDSDNSATFFQELRRLRLQIASLEKDKNTYLFSKKNERAEYSTFEELDLKMANNRKTEQMKIQQQLAKIHHNVKRFQGQLKDVKPTPEFIEKLREIMEEVEDSINVFKEAQRQIYENLLKEEKVATQEVLAVEKKIEIWARNPTVISKTALAKGSSIKPANVLVEIADFEKFLQQTGHQGGWDDFDHKNFLKVWTKHKGKPSFIEEALQYLVGRTREDIVQHEQWYQEFLFLERRQKEAIQRWKMEKQQEKEKLMRLQAQNGAELDAEQQAKEEAKRLRAEKERKERAIKLQLWKKEKELEFAQEKEKQMKEEAEKIKREKKERLRRLKVKKVLEDYAKQKKEEEELLQLEAQMREQAEREEKQWLVAKEISRFQERDFNKLEFKLLEKRMQKEMEDEQEKRFSKLKEKVEAQIPRDPSRLFKLTKGWEEHTKNIGKSDGGPVLYLPHRAVPNWRKGI is encoded by the exons ATGGATCGCCAGCCATCCGCAGCACATCTGCACTTTTGCGCCGCTGTTTGCAGCTCCGGCTGCGGCTCCCCGGCGCCGCCCGCTGGCCGCGGCCCTGCCGCCTCAGGCAGCCCGGAGACG GTGGATGCCTGTGCGTGGAAGTCGGAGGCAGTGCCGAGGCATTGGGCCCCCGTGCCGGCTCAAAGGGACTCGGACAACTCGGCGACATTCTTCCAGGAGCTGCGGAGGCTGAGGCTCCA AATAGCCAGTTTAGAAAAGGATAAGAATACTTACCTTTTCAGTAAAAAGAATGAGAGAGCAGAATATAGCACTTTTGAAGAGCTGGATCTGAAGATGGCAAATAACAGGAAAACAGAAC AGATGAAAATTCAACAGCAACTTGCAAAAATACATCATAATGTGAAGAGATTCCAGGGACAGCTAAAAGATGTCAAACCTACTCCAGAAT TTATAGAAAAATTAAGGGAGATAATGGAAGAAGTTGAAGATTCAATTAATGTCTTCAAAGAAGCTCAACGACAGAT ATATGAAAACCTTTTGAAAGAAGAAAAAGTTGCTACTCAAGAAGTTTTAGCTGTGGAAAAGAAAATAGAAATATGGGCCCGTAATCCGACTGTGATTTCTAAGACTGCCTTAGCAAAGGGATCATCAATTAAACCAGCCAATGTGCTGGTGGAAATTGCAGACTTTGAAAAGTTCCTTCAGCAGACTGGACACCAAGGTGGCTGGGATGATTTTGATCATAAGAACTTTCTCAAGGTAtggacaaaacacaaagggaagcCTTCTTTTATTGAAGAAGCTCTACAGTATTTGGTTGGAAGGACTCGAGAGGATATAGTTCAACATGAACAATGGTATCAAGAGTTTCTCTTTCTTGAAAGAAGGCAGAAAGAG GCTATTCAAAGGTGGAAAATGGAGAAGCAACAAGAAAAAGAAAAGCTGATGAGGTTGCAGGCACAGAATGGAGCTGAGTTAGATGCAGAGCAGCAGGCAAAAGAAGAGGCTAAACGACTCAGGGCtgaaaaggagagaaaagaaagaGCTATCAAGCTCCAgttgtggaagaaagaaaaggaattgGAGTTTGctcaagagaaagaaaaacaaatgaagGAAGAAGCAGAGAaaataaaaagggaaaaaaaggaaCGTTTAAGGCGGCTCAAAGTGAAAAAAGTTCTTGAAGATTATGCTAAAcaaaagaaggaggaagaggagttGCTGCAGCTGGAAGCCCAAATGAGGGAGCAAGCGGAAAGAGAAGAAAAACAATGGCttgtggcaaaagaaatttccagGTTTCAAGAGCGA GATTTTAACAAATTGGAGTTCAAATTATTGGAGAAGCGAATGCAgaaagagatggaggatgagcaAGAAAAGAGATTTTCCAAGCTTAAAGAGAAG GTCGAAGCTCAAATACCGCGTGATCCGTCTAGACTATTCAAACTGACCAAAGGTTGGGAGGAACACACAAAAAATATCGGGAAAAGTGATGGTGGGCCTGTGCTATATCTTCCTCACAG GGCTGTTCCTAATTGGCGGAAGGGGATATAA
- the LOC132394000 gene encoding coiled-coil domain-containing protein 112-like isoform X3: MKIQQQLAKIHHNVKRFQGQLKDVKPTPEFIEKLREIMEEVEDSINVFKEAQRQIYENLLKEEKVATQEVLAVEKKIEIWARNPTVISKTALAKGSSIKPANVLVEIADFEKFLQQTGHQGGWDDFDHKNFLKVWTKHKGKPSFIEEALQYLVGRTREDIVQHEQWYQEFLFLERRQKEAIQRWKMEKQQEKEKLMRLQAQNGAELDAEQQAKEEAKRLRAEKERKERAIKLQLWKKEKELEFAQEKEKQMKEEAEKIKREKKERLRRLKVKKVLEDYAKQKKEEEELLQLEAQMREQAEREEKQWLVAKEISRFQERDFNKLEFKLLEKRMQKEMEDEQEKRFSKLKEKVEAQIPRDPSRLFKLTKGWEEHTKNIGKSDGGPVLYLPHRAVPNWRKGI; this comes from the exons ATGAAAATTCAACAGCAACTTGCAAAAATACATCATAATGTGAAGAGATTCCAGGGACAGCTAAAAGATGTCAAACCTACTCCAGAAT TTATAGAAAAATTAAGGGAGATAATGGAAGAAGTTGAAGATTCAATTAATGTCTTCAAAGAAGCTCAACGACAGAT ATATGAAAACCTTTTGAAAGAAGAAAAAGTTGCTACTCAAGAAGTTTTAGCTGTGGAAAAGAAAATAGAAATATGGGCCCGTAATCCGACTGTGATTTCTAAGACTGCCTTAGCAAAGGGATCATCAATTAAACCAGCCAATGTGCTGGTGGAAATTGCAGACTTTGAAAAGTTCCTTCAGCAGACTGGACACCAAGGTGGCTGGGATGATTTTGATCATAAGAACTTTCTCAAGGTAtggacaaaacacaaagggaagcCTTCTTTTATTGAAGAAGCTCTACAGTATTTGGTTGGAAGGACTCGAGAGGATATAGTTCAACATGAACAATGGTATCAAGAGTTTCTCTTTCTTGAAAGAAGGCAGAAAGAG GCTATTCAAAGGTGGAAAATGGAGAAGCAACAAGAAAAAGAAAAGCTGATGAGGTTGCAGGCACAGAATGGAGCTGAGTTAGATGCAGAGCAGCAGGCAAAAGAAGAGGCTAAACGACTCAGGGCtgaaaaggagagaaaagaaagaGCTATCAAGCTCCAgttgtggaagaaagaaaaggaattgGAGTTTGctcaagagaaagaaaaacaaatgaagGAAGAAGCAGAGAaaataaaaagggaaaaaaaggaaCGTTTAAGGCGGCTCAAAGTGAAAAAAGTTCTTGAAGATTATGCTAAAcaaaagaaggaggaagaggagttGCTGCAGCTGGAAGCCCAAATGAGGGAGCAAGCGGAAAGAGAAGAAAAACAATGGCttgtggcaaaagaaatttccagGTTTCAAGAGCGA GATTTTAACAAATTGGAGTTCAAATTATTGGAGAAGCGAATGCAgaaagagatggaggatgagcaAGAAAAGAGATTTTCCAAGCTTAAAGAGAAG GTCGAAGCTCAAATACCGCGTGATCCGTCTAGACTATTCAAACTGACCAAAGGTTGGGAGGAACACACAAAAAATATCGGGAAAAGTGATGGTGGGCCTGTGCTATATCTTCCTCACAG GGCTGTTCCTAATTGGCGGAAGGGGATATAA
- the LOC132394000 gene encoding coiled-coil domain-containing protein 112-like isoform X2, translating to MAALATAAAPAPRVDACAWKSEAVPRHWAPVPAQRDSDNSATFFQELRRLRLQIASLEKDKNTYLFSKKNERAEYSTFEELDLKMANNRKTEQMKIQQQLAKIHHNVKRFQGQLKDVKPTPEFIEKLREIMEEVEDSINVFKEAQRQIYENLLKEEKVATQEVLAVEKKIEIWARNPTVISKTALAKGSSIKPANVLVEIADFEKFLQQTGHQGGWDDFDHKNFLKVWTKHKGKPSFIEEALQYLVGRTREDIVQHEQWYQEFLFLERRQKEAIQRWKMEKQQEKEKLMRLQAQNGAELDAEQQAKEEAKRLRAEKERKERAIKLQLWKKEKELEFAQEKEKQMKEEAEKIKREKKERLRRLKVKKVLEDYAKQKKEEEELLQLEAQMREQAEREEKQWLVAKEISRFQERDFNKLEFKLLEKRMQKEMEDEQEKRFSKLKEKVEAQIPRDPSRLFKLTKGWEEHTKNIGKSDGGPVLYLPHRAVPNWRKGI from the exons ATGGCGGCCCTAGCAACGGCGGCGGCCCCCGCTCCGCGG GTGGATGCCTGTGCGTGGAAGTCGGAGGCAGTGCCGAGGCATTGGGCCCCCGTGCCGGCTCAAAGGGACTCGGACAACTCGGCGACATTCTTCCAGGAGCTGCGGAGGCTGAGGCTCCA AATAGCCAGTTTAGAAAAGGATAAGAATACTTACCTTTTCAGTAAAAAGAATGAGAGAGCAGAATATAGCACTTTTGAAGAGCTGGATCTGAAGATGGCAAATAACAGGAAAACAGAAC AGATGAAAATTCAACAGCAACTTGCAAAAATACATCATAATGTGAAGAGATTCCAGGGACAGCTAAAAGATGTCAAACCTACTCCAGAAT TTATAGAAAAATTAAGGGAGATAATGGAAGAAGTTGAAGATTCAATTAATGTCTTCAAAGAAGCTCAACGACAGAT ATATGAAAACCTTTTGAAAGAAGAAAAAGTTGCTACTCAAGAAGTTTTAGCTGTGGAAAAGAAAATAGAAATATGGGCCCGTAATCCGACTGTGATTTCTAAGACTGCCTTAGCAAAGGGATCATCAATTAAACCAGCCAATGTGCTGGTGGAAATTGCAGACTTTGAAAAGTTCCTTCAGCAGACTGGACACCAAGGTGGCTGGGATGATTTTGATCATAAGAACTTTCTCAAGGTAtggacaaaacacaaagggaagcCTTCTTTTATTGAAGAAGCTCTACAGTATTTGGTTGGAAGGACTCGAGAGGATATAGTTCAACATGAACAATGGTATCAAGAGTTTCTCTTTCTTGAAAGAAGGCAGAAAGAG GCTATTCAAAGGTGGAAAATGGAGAAGCAACAAGAAAAAGAAAAGCTGATGAGGTTGCAGGCACAGAATGGAGCTGAGTTAGATGCAGAGCAGCAGGCAAAAGAAGAGGCTAAACGACTCAGGGCtgaaaaggagagaaaagaaagaGCTATCAAGCTCCAgttgtggaagaaagaaaaggaattgGAGTTTGctcaagagaaagaaaaacaaatgaagGAAGAAGCAGAGAaaataaaaagggaaaaaaaggaaCGTTTAAGGCGGCTCAAAGTGAAAAAAGTTCTTGAAGATTATGCTAAAcaaaagaaggaggaagaggagttGCTGCAGCTGGAAGCCCAAATGAGGGAGCAAGCGGAAAGAGAAGAAAAACAATGGCttgtggcaaaagaaatttccagGTTTCAAGAGCGA GATTTTAACAAATTGGAGTTCAAATTATTGGAGAAGCGAATGCAgaaagagatggaggatgagcaAGAAAAGAGATTTTCCAAGCTTAAAGAGAAG GTCGAAGCTCAAATACCGCGTGATCCGTCTAGACTATTCAAACTGACCAAAGGTTGGGAGGAACACACAAAAAATATCGGGAAAAGTGATGGTGGGCCTGTGCTATATCTTCCTCACAG GGCTGTTCCTAATTGGCGGAAGGGGATATAA